ATAGATTTATCTTGATGGCGATCGTTGCAGTTAATCTAGGCATGTTATCCAATGCGTATGCTTTGGATCTATATGTTGATACGACAACCAAGCAGATTTATGCGGAACCGGGGCCAGGGCGTGTGCATATGGGGACGTTTGTGAAAGCCGAGAGCACGCCAGCCAAAAACGAACCACCTAAAGTCGTGGAAGCACCATTAAAAACACCGGCAGACTCTGGACAATTGGCTGAAAATCAATCCGAGGAAATGAAAAAAAGAAGATCTGCGGAACGTCTTGCCAGAATTTCCGAAAAGGCGGAAAAGGCCCGGTTTGTCAATCAAGTGTCCTTGCTTGAAGAACGCATGAAAGAAGTAGAAAAAATTCATGGCACTTTTGACGATCGCGGTTTGCATTGGGCAACCAAGGACGGCAATTTTTCTATGTCGCTCAATGGCCGTATTCAACCGGCTTCGCAGTACAATTTTGAGAATGATCCAAATCCGGCATTTGGTGCCAACACTGCAAACGAATTAAACAGCGGCATGAATATCCGCCGGGCGCGTTTAGGGGTTGAAGGTACTTTTTTCAAAGTATGGGATTATAAATTTGAGTACGATTTCAGCCGCGGTAACGGATCGGTCGGATCGGGAATTACCGATGCTTTTGTGCGTTTGAATCATACCGATGCGCTGTCCTATAAACTGGGTTCGTTCAAGGAACCGTTTAGTTTGGAAGAAGCCGCCAGTAACCGCTATCTGACTTTTATCGAACGGCATATGTCGGTTAACTCCTTCGTCGATAACCCGAATACCTATAAAACCGGTATTGGTGCCAATTATGCGGTTAGAAGGTGGCAAACCGGGATTGCGTTTCAAACGGAACCGATCGGTTCATGGTCTTCGGCTTCAACATCGGTCAATGCCAACGGTAACCAGAACCGTAACAACGGCTCGGGCGATACCGGCTGGCAAGGCATCGGCCGGATCAGCGGCAGACCATGGATGGAAGACGATACCAAATTCCTGCATCTCGGTATTTCGGCTGGCCACACGAATGTCAATACGCAGTATCGCGCCGATGGCACGATGGTTGGTGAGGGACAAATCGGCGGCGGGGGGGGTATGTCGTTCTTCGCGTTTCCAGGAACCAACGTCGACCGGACCAATATTTTGAATACCGGTAATTTAAGCACCGGCGCGCTGGGCAATCCCAATCGCCGCGAAGTCACCAGCTACGACCGCTTTGGTGCAGAGACCTGGTTTGTGTACGGCCCATTGTCGTTGCAAGGTGAATATTTGCGTACCAATATCAATGGTGTCGGTTACGATAATGAACATCTGACGGGATATTACGGTTTTGCAAGTTACTTCCTGACCGGCGAATCTAAAGCGTATCATGTCAGAAACGGCGCGGCGAACCGGATTAAACCGAACCGTCCATTCCAGTTTAACGGATCGGGCTGGGGTGCTTGGGAAATCGCGGCCGGTTACGATTACATCGATATGAATTCGGGTGTCATTGCGGGCGGTAAAGCGGATATGGTTAGATTCGGTTTGAACTGGTATCCGCATTCGAACGTTAAATTCCAGGCGAACGTGATACATGTGCTCGATATCAATACCGCCAGGACGCCGATTACCAATACCGATGGTTACTCCGGCGGCGCCGGCGCCCGTACCAATGGCTGGAACAATGGCGACTTGAGCGCTTTCCTGACCCAATGGACCATCGACTTTTAGTTGAAAGTATTTTGGGTGCGAATAGCAATCCTAATAAACGGGAGTACGAAATGCCAAAATCATGCAATGTTAAGGTACTAATTTCTTTATTCTTATTGAGTTTCTGGATCAGCGCTGCCGGAGCCGTAAACGCACAGTCAGTGGTTAAAATCGACGGTTCCAGTACTGTTTATCCGATTACTCAAGCGGTGGCCGACCAGTTTCAGGAAGTCAAGCAGGGGGCAATTCAGGTGACGATTGCTGTCTCCGGCAGCGGTGGCGGTTTCCGGAAGTTTTGCCGGGGAGATATCGACATTGTCAATGCTTCCCGCCCGATCCTGAAAAATGAAATGAAAGAATGCAAAAATGCCGGGGTGCAATATGTGGAAATACCAGTGGCGTTCGATGCGCTGACGGTAGCGATCCATTCCGGCAATACTTGGAGCAAGACCATGACGGTTGCGCAGTTGAGGAAACTCTGGGAACCGGCAGCCGAAGGTAAAATCACCCACTGGAATCAAATTAATTCGATATGGCCGGCAGAAGCAATCAAACTGTTCGGTCCTGCGAGAGATTCCGGTACTTACGATTATTTTACCGGAGCAATCACTGGAAAAGCGAAGTCAAGCCGTACAGATTTCACCAGATCCGATGATGACACCAGCTTGGTGCAAGCGGTAGCCGGTGATAAAAACGGCTTGGGTTTTCTCGGGTTTGCGTATTACATTGAAAATCAGGATAAGGTCACTGCAGTGGCGATTGACAACGGTACTGGTCAAGGAGCGGTTCTGCCGTCCGTAGAATCTGTTGAAGACGGCAGTTATCAACCGTTATCCAGACCCATGTTTATCTATGTCAGCCTCAAAAGTGCCGGGAAACCGGAAGTAAAGGAATTCGTCGAGTTTTATCTCAAAAATGCCTTGCTATTGGTCAAGGAAACCCATTTTTTTCCATTGCCGCCACGAGCCTATACAACCATGCTGGGGCATTTCAATAAAAAAAGAGCGGGTACGGTTTTCAATGGCGTGCCGGTGATTGGCTTGACGATTGACGAATTGATCCGCCGGGAGGAGCGCTTGCAGTATGAAAATTATTAGGGAAGCGCAGCAGATCGCTTGCGCAGGCAATAATCAGCGTTTTCTTAGCTTGGAGAATTCATAGCATTCCTGCTAAAAGCGGTCTTTATGCGGTTACAGTACGGAAGCGGGCAAAAAATGCGGAACGAGTACGCGTCGCATTTTTTGCCTGTTTTTTCTGACATCGGTTTGCGCTTCATTAATGTTTTTTCAAAATGCCGCGGCATTCATTTATGATATGGATTGTTCCCCGTAATTAAATGACGCCATCGCGCTTTCGATAATCAATCAGATCATGCCTTTCAGCCCAATCATTCTGTGGACAGATGCACTTGTCTATTTGTTTGTCTTAACAGTATTTTTTTGGGTTTGGTATGTGCGTCGGAACGAACATCTGCTGATGCCATGGAAGCGTGTAGGGCATAGCGCCAGCGGAATGTCGGCACTGACGGTGCTGCTTTTTTTTCTGTTGGCCGGTTTGCTGGATACCGTGCATTTCCGCCCGGCGCTCGACCATAAGAGTCCGAGTGGCGAAACGATTTACAGCGTCGAAGTATTGAGTCTGCTGGATTTAATTTTAACGCCGCTACGCACCAATGTTGAGAAAACCTATTCCGCGCCGCTGGCAACTCATTTGTACGCGAAGGAGACGATCGAATCACCGGATGGCGGGCAAGTGCGGGCCTTCGCCCGGCTGGAATTCGGCGGTTCGCATTTGCAGGATCCCGAGAAAGAGTATTTTCCGGATATTCTTGGAAGAATCGTTAAAGGCCTGGCATACGGTTTTCTGGTGTGGCTTGGCATGGCAATTTGCTTAATTTCGTATCTGTCGCGCCGCCATCAACAAAATTTCCTTCAAAGTATGTCCGCGATCTGGCGGCGAACCAGCGAAATTCCATGGTACGCGATCCTGATCACGTTATTGATTTTGCTATTGCTGATCGGTTCCAGTGCAATGCTGGCGGTGCACTATCATGTGTTGGGTACCGATAAAGTCGGCCAGGATGTTTTGTATCAATCGCTTAAAAGCATCCGCGTTGCATTGGTGATTGGAACATTGACCACGCTGATCATGCTGCCGTTTGCTTTGCTGCTGGGGATCATGGCCGGGTATTTCCGGGGTTGGATCGACGATGTGATTCAGTATATCTATACCACGTTGAACTCGATTCCCAGCGTGCTGTTAATTGCGGCGGCGGTGCTGATGATGCAGGTTTATATCGAAACGCATGCGGAATTATTTGAAACCATTGCATCACGCGCCGATTTACGGTTGTTGTTTTTGTGCATGATTCTTGGTGTGACCAGTTGGACGAGCTTGTGCCGCTTGTTGCGCGGGGAAGCGCTTAAATTACGCGAATTGGAATACATTCAGGCGGCGCATGCGTTCGGGGTCTCGCATTGGCGCATCATCAGCCGCCATATCTTGCCGAATGTGATGCACATTGTGCTAATTGCAACCGTCATGGATTTCAGTGGATTGGTGCTGGCCGAGGCAGTATTGTCCTATGTTGGTGTCGGTGTCGATCCTTCGATGATCAGCTTTGGCACCATGATTAATGCCGCGCGTCTGGAGATGGCCCGGGAACCGATGGTGTGGTGGGCTTTGCTGGCAGCGTTCGGCTTTATGTTCACGCTGGTGTTGAGCGCCAATCTGTTTGCCGATGCGGTGCAAAACGCGCTGGATCCGCGTACCCGGACGTTGAAATTAAGCAGTCGTTTTTTTCAACGGTATGGAAAAGATGAGATTTCTCCAAACAAGACTTCCGGCTCCATGACTCCGGCAGGTTCATCCAATTCGAAATGAAAACTTTGCTGGAAATAGACGATCTGGCAACGATATTGCATACCGGCAGTTTGCCAGTCCGCGCGGTCGATGGCTTGTCGTTGAATATTTTGCAAGGAGAGACATTCGCGCTGTTAGGTGAATCCGGCTGCGGCAAGTCGATGACGGCTCTGTCGGTTATGCGGTTGCTGCCGGATGTGGGTGAAATCGCCGCCGGACAGATCAGAATGCATGGCGTGGATCTTTTGCAATTGCCCGAGGCGGCTATGCGCAAGGTTCGTGGTAAGCAGATCGGCATGATTTTTCAAGAACCCATGCTGAGCCTGAACCCGGTGTTGACGATCGCCGAGCAAATTGGAGAAGTATTAGAACAGCATCTGAATCTGGCGCCGGCGGCGATGCAGGCGCGTATTCAAGAATTGCTCGAGCAAGTCGGTATTCCGGATGCGCAACGGCGCATGCACGAATATCCGTTTCAATTTTCCGGAGGCATGAAGCAGCGCGTCATGATCGCGATGGCGTTAGCCGGTGAGCCGGAGCTGTTGATCGCCGATGAACCGACCACTGCCCTGGATGTTACGATTCAGGCACAAGTGCTGGATTTGATGCGGCATATCCAGCGACACACGCGCATGGCAATATTATTGATTACCCATGATTTGGGGGTGGTGGCGGAAATGGCGCAGCGCGTGGCGGTGATGTATGCCGGAGAAATCGTTGAACTGGCGCCCCGCTCGGCTTTTTTTCAGCAACCGGCGCATCCCTATTCGCAGCAATTATTCGCTTCGCTACCCGGTAAGCATAAACGCGATCAAGCGTTGACGGTAATGAACGGCGTTGTGCCGTCGTTATCTCAGCAATTCAGCGGTTGCCGTTTTGCCGACCGATGCAATCAAGTAATGGCGATTTGCCGTGAGGCGGTTCCACAATGGCATCAGCTCGATGATGCGCATCAAGTTCGTTGTCATTTGTATCAATCCGGTGTGAACCACGCCCTGCCGGTAACCGGCGTGAGTTCACCAGGGGTTGCGCTGCATACTGAAACAAATCGAACGGAACAAGTGTTATTGCAAGTGGCGGATCTCAAAGTGCATTTCCCGGTTCACAAAGGCTTGTTCAAACGGGTGGCCGGGCATATTAAAGCGGTTGATGGCGTGTCGTTTCAAATCGCCGCCGGGAAAACGCTGGCATTGGTCGGGGAATCCGGTTGCGGTAAAACGACCATAGGCAAAAGTATTCTGCAGTTGATTCAACCCACTGCGGGAAGTGTGCGGTTCAAAGGGCAAGAATTGACGGGCTTGAAGCGGAGCCAGTTAAAACCGGTGCGTTCGCAGTTCCAGATTATTTTCCAGGATCCCTATTCGTCATTGAATCCGCGCATGCGTATCAAGGAAATCTTGCAAGAAGGCATGAGCGCGTTGAAAGCCGGTGCCGTCAGCCCGCCAGCGAATGACGGAGGTTTACAGGACAATTCAAGCGAGCTGGAAATCGATTCGTTATTGCAACGAGTCGGATTGCCTGCTGAGGTAAAATGGCGTTATCCGCACGAATTTTCCGGTGGTCAGCGTCAGCGCATTGCCATTGCGCGTGCTTTGGCAGTGAATCCAAAACTATTGATTTGCGATGAACCGACCAGCGCTTTGGATGTTTCGGTGCAGGCGCAAATTCTGAATTTGTTAAAAACGCTGCAAAATAACTTGGGGCTTGCTTTTTTGTTTATTACCCACAATATCGCTGTTGTAGAATATTTGGCGGATGAGGTTGCTGTCATGTATCTTGGACGGATCGTCGAACGCGGGTTGATCGATGAGGTAATGGGGAGTCCCAGGCATCCCTATACCCAAGCATTGTTATCGTCGGTTCCGCGGATCGCAGCAGACGCGGATCGGCAATTTGTTCCGTTAAAAGGCGATTTGCCGTCACCGGCTGCGCCCCCGGCTGGCTGTCATTTTCATCCGCGTTGCGCGCAGGCGATGGCGGTATGCCGGGAGCGTTATCCGTCGGCCAGCTCATTCAGTGCAACGCATTCCACACACTGCTTTCTTTATTCACCCGAACAGATTTCTTGAAATTATGAGTATTCAAAACGAAGTGGCGCGCCGCCGCACATTCGCTATTATTTCACATCCCGACGCCGGGAAAACCACATTGACTGAGAAGCTGCTGATGTACGCCGGGGCGATTCATATCGCGGGCAGCGTTAAAGCGCGCAAAGCCAGCCGGCATGCCACATCCGATTGGATGGAGATCGAGAAGCAGCGCGGAATCTCGGTGGCGAGTTCGGTCATGCAGATGGAATACCGCGATTGCGTCATCAATTTGCTGGATACGCCGGGCCACCAGGATTTCTCGGAAGATACCTACCGCGTATTGACGGCGGTTGACGCCGCGCTGATGGTGATCGATGCTGCCAATGGTGTAGAAGCGCAGACTTTGCGGTTGCTGGAGGTGTGCCGCGCCCGCAACACCCCGATCGTGACATTTGTTAACAAAATGGACCGGGAAGTGCGTGAACCGCTGGATTTGATCGATGAGATCGAGCGTACGCTCGGCATGTCGACAATCCCTTTTACCTGGCCGGTTGGCATGGGAAAGAATTTTCACGGCGTGTGCGATTTGAAGAATAACTGCATGCGGGTTTTCCAACCGGGATCCGATCGCGTTGACAGTGATAATGAAGTGATTGCGCAATTCGACGATCCGCAAATCCGGCAGCGGTTTGGCAGGGATTTGGATGTCGCGTTGCAGGAAATCGATTTGATCAAAGGCGCATCTCCGGTTTTTGATCACGCGGCATTTCTTGCCGGCGAGCAAACACCGGTTTTCTTTGGCTCGGCGATCAATAACTTCGGCATACGGGAAATCCTCGATGCGCTGGTGGATCTCGCGCCGCCGCCGGAGTCGCGTAATGCTATTCAGCGGGAAGTGCTGCCGGATGAAAAAAAATTCTCCGGTATGGTATTCAAAATCCAAGCCAATATGAATCTTGCGCATCGCGACCGTATTGCGTTTGTGCGTGTTTGTTCCGGCCATTTCAAACGCGGCATGAATTTGAGAGTGGCGCGGAACGGCAAGGATATCCGCACCAGCACGGTGGTGTCGTTTTTGTCGCAACGGCGCGATATTCTCGAAGAAGCCTATCCCGGCGACATTATCGGCATACCGAATCATGGCACGCTGCAATTGGGCGATACATTAACCGAAGGCGAAATTTTGCAATTTACCGGTTTGCCATTCTTCGCGCCCGAGATTTTCCGTACGGTTGAGATTGCCGACCCGCTACGCAGCAAACAACTCAAGCTGGGTTTGGCGCAGTTGGGCGAGGAAGGGGCGATCCAGGTTTTCCGTCCGCATCTCGGCAATATGCTGTTGCTCGGGGCGGTCGGCACGCTGCAATTTGAAGTGGTCGCGCACCGTTTGCAGCATGAATACGGCGTCGCGGCTCGAATCGCTTCTGCAAAATATCAACTGGCGCGATGGATTACCTGCGACGATCCGCGCGAGTTGCAACGATTCATCGAAGCCAACGCGCACCGGATTGCGTACGATGCGGTTGATGCGCCGACCTTTCTGGCGTCGTTTGGCGCGGAACTGAGTGTAGCTCAGGAAAATTGGCCGGCGATCTGTTTCCATAAGTTGCGCGAGCATGCCGGTCTGGTTTTTCAAAACCACTTGAACGGATAACGCGAACCATGACGGTTTGGCAATGGTTGCTGCTATCGTGCATGTTTCTGGCTTTGCCATTGCGCGCGGGCGATGCATTACTGTTAAGCCATGAGAAAACAACCCGGTTTGTCGTGATCGGTGACATGCCCTATACCGATGCCGAATACGCATTGCTGGAACAACCCGGCGGCGCCCTCGCCAAAGCGATTAGAGCCACGGATCCGCCGGTTTTAATTCATTTGGGTGATTTCAAAAGGGGGCGCTTGAGTTGCAGTGACGAGCTGTTGCAAGATCATTACCGCCAGATTGCGTTTCTAAATCCGCATAAGACAGTCTATACACCCGGCGATAACGACTGGACTGATTGTGATCGTTTTACCTTATCGGTTCGTTACGATGAGTTGGAACGATTGAGTTTCCTTCGCCAGCTTTTTTTCCATCAAGATCAATGGCAATTGACCAAGCATATTCCGGGCTTGGTCCGTCAGAGCGGGTTTGTTGAAAATGCCCGCTGGCGCATTGGTCCGGTTATTTTCGCGACGTTGCATATTCCGGGGACTAACAATGGCCGCAAGGAGATCTTGCGGAGTAATTTGGATGAGGCATTGAATGAAGCGGATTTTCGCGATCAATCGAATAAACAGTGGCTAAGCCAGTTATTCGCAGAAGCGGAAGCCGCGCAAGCCGTCGTGATCGCTTTTCAGGCGGATATTTTTGACTTTGATCACGATAAGCCGGCATGTGCGCCCGATAACCGCACAGATTGCGACGGCTATCGCATGCTGCGCGATGAAATCAAGCGGCATTCGGCGCAATTCAAGAAACCGGTGCTGGTTGTTCATGGAGACACTCCGGCCTATTGCTTGCTTCAGCCGTACGCGGTGATCCCGAATCTGTGGCGGCTTAATGCGCCCGGCGATTACAAATACATTGATGCTAGCCAAGTCGTATTTGATCCTGACAATAACGACATGCCATTTCGTGTAACCGGCTTACTCGACCAGAAACACGCACCAACCGTTTGTGAGGATGGGCTTTTTTAATCTTTCTCGCTTTACTTTGATCACGTTTTCGGAATAACTTTAACCATGATATTCAGTATGACCGGCTTCGCGGCCGCAAGCCAGGAAACACCCTACGGATCGTTTAATCTCGAAATTCGTTCCGTCAATAACCGCTTTCTTGATATCCAGTTTCGCCTGCCGGATGATTTCCGCCGGCTGGAAGCTGCGATGCGGGAACTGCTGACCGCGCAGCTCAGCCGTGGCAAAATTGAGTGCCGGCTGTTGTTCTCACCGGCTCATACGTTGGACATTGATCAACAACTTAATCACAGTTTGCTGGAACGATTGATGCAATTGGAACAGACCATCAAAACGCGTTATTCTTCCGCAGCTTCTTTAACCGTCGCAGAAATTCTGAAGTGGCCGGGTATGCTCGAAAGTAATACAGCGCCAAGCGAGGAATGGGACGAAATCGGTATGATGTTGCTGCAAACTGCGCTAAAGGATTTAAAAGCCGCGAGGATGCGCGAGGGAGATAAGCTGAGATCGATTTTGCTGGATCGTATTTTGCAAATGCGCCAACTGCTGCAAATTGCATCCCCGCGCATCCCGGCATTGATTGCTTCGTTCGAGGATAAATTACGCGCCCGGCTGGAAGAAATACTCGGCAATAATGAGAACGAGCGGATTCACCAGGAGATCACGCTATTTGCCAGTAAAATCGATGTCGATGAAGAGTTGTCGCGCTTGCAAGCGCATCTTGACGAAGTGGAACGCATTTTGAACCAAGGCGGTGCGGTGGGTAAACGATTGGATTTTATGATGCAGGAATTGCACCGTGAAGCCAACACCATCGGTTCAAAGTCGGTTGATCTCGAGATTTCCCGGATTTCCATGGAATTAAAGGTGCTTGTCGAACAAATGCGTGAGCAAGTGCAGAATATTGAGTAATTGCTTGGAAATCCAGGTTAGAGCGTGGATGTGGCTGTTAAATTGATTGGTATCGGGTTACAGCAAAAAAATAGTCGCTAATCCCAGGAAAATAAAAAAGCCGCCGCTATCGGTAACGGCGGTAATCATGACACTGGAACCCAGCGCCGGATCCCGGCCGAATTTACGCAAGGTCAGCGGGATTAATACACCCAGGGACGCCGCCAGTAACAAGTTAAGCATCATCGCCAGCGTCATAACCAATCCCAGTTCGGCATTCTGATAAATGGCAAATGTGAACAAACCGATGATGGTTCCCCAAACAAGACCGTTCACTAAACTGACGCCGATTTCCTTACCGAGCAATTTCCAAGTGCTGCGCGTGTTTATCTGTTCCAATGCCAGTGCTCGAACAATCATGGTAATTGTTTGATTTCCCGAGTTGCCGCCGATACCTGCAACGATCGGCATCAAAGCGGCCAACGCCACCAGCTTTTCGATAGAATCCTCGAATAACCCGATAACCCGGGATGCGATAAAGGCGGTAATTAAGTTGATTGCCAGCCATCCCCAACGATTCTTGACACTTTTGAGAACCGGTGCAAAGAGATCTTCTTCTTCGCTTAAACCAGCCAAATTCAAGGCTTCGTTTTCAGCCTTGTCACGAATAAAATCAATGACCGTGTCGACGGTGACACGGCCGAGCAATTTGTCGTTTTCGTCGACGACCGATGCAGAAACCAAATCATAGCGTTCAAACGAATTCGCGGCTTGCTGGGCAACATCATCCGGGCGCAGCTTGATGATTTCTTTAGTCATCACGTCGGCGACCAAGGTGTCCGGGTCGCTTACTAATAAGCGATTGATGAGCAATACGCCTTTTAATTGTTCATTCCGGTCGACAACGAACAACTGGTCGGTGTGATCCGGCATCTCCTCAAGCCAGCGTAAATAGCGCAGTACGACTTCCAACCGCACGTCTTCACGGATGGTAATCACATCAAAATCCATCAATGCGCCCACGGAGTCCTCCGGATAGGACATGGCGGCGCGCAATTGTTCGCGTTCTTCAATGGGCAATGAGCGAAAAACATCTTCCATGACTTCTTGCGGCAAGTTAGGCGCAAGGTCGGCAATTTCGTCGGCATCCAGATATTCTGTTGCGGCGACCAATTCTTGCGTGCCCATGTCGGTGATCAGCGTTGCTCTAACCGCTTCGGAAGTTTCGAGCAAGATTTCGCCGTCCCGGTCGGATTTGATCATGCTCCAGATCAGTAACCTGTCTTCCAGCGGCAAAGCTTCAAGAATGTGCGCAATATCTGCGGGATGCAGTTGATCTAAAAAATCCTGCAGTTCAGAGAGGTTTTTTTTCTGAACCACTGACTCGCTTAACGATAGATCGGGAGAGTCCTGCAAATTCACCAAGCCTTCGACTAATTTATACTTCCGCAACAGAAATGTGATCTGTTGCAAGGGCGTTTGCGAATCTTCTTGATCGCTATTATTGGTTTCGGTCATGGTCGATTGATAGCAGCAAGCCAGTGGATATTGAAAATGTTTGCAGGTTTATACACGAAACAGTTTGCAGTTGGATGACCGAAAAGTATAACCCTCAGCGCTGCATCAGTACCAACATTTAAAATTTTTCTATGCGGGTCAGCCACCGGGTTAAATTTTATTGGCGGATTTCAGCATTGCGATTACCGGTTTTGTTTGAGGTTTTACGTGGCGCCACACAAAAAATGATTCGGCTGCTTGTTCGACCAGCATGCCGATGCCATCCGCGAGCTGCCGCGCCCCATGTTGTTGCGCGAATTTAAGGAAAGGTGTGTGCGCATCCAGATTGTACATCATGTCGTACGCCAGCTCGGCGTGTTTGAAAGCACCGGGGCCGATGCCGGGTAATTCGTTGTGGAGACTGGCAGAGGTAGCATTAATGATGATGTCGAATTTTTCTTTAGAGAACTGCGAAAAATCGCCAGCGGCAATATTGCCGTACATCATGAATTGTTCCTGAAGCGTTTTCGCCTTACTAATCGTACGGTTCGCAACGGCCAGCAGCGCCGGGTGCTTTTGCAGCAGCGGTAAAATGACACCCCGTGCGGCGCCACCGGCGCCGAGCAGTAAGACGCGTTTTGCAGCTATCGGGATCGACAAATTCAACTCGATATCGCATACCAATCCGGCACCGTCCGTGTTATCGCCTAAAATTTCATCGTCATCGAATTTAAGGGTATTCACAGCTTGTGCAATCGTTGCACGCTCGGTGAGACGGGTCGACAGTTGAAATGCTTCCAGTTTGAAGGGTACCGTAACGTTGAGTCCCTTGCCGCCCTGCTGCCGGAAATTCTCAACAGTCAGTTTGAAACCGCCGATGGGAGCGAGCAACGCGGTATATTCCATGGATTGCTGGGTTTGTTGAGCAAAAGCGGAATGTATCAGGGGCGATTTGCTATGGGAAACAGGATTGCCAATTACTGCATACAAGTCGGGCATAAGCGGATGGATTAATGATGTTTCAAAAAATGTTGAGATTTAAAATCAGTTAATCACTGACTCAACAGCATGTCGGTAGAAGCAAACACCCAAGTCCGGGTAATGTGCAGGATATCCGTATCCTGGCTGATATCCGGCGGGAAGGGCGCAAACCCGTTTTGACCGGCAAGTTTCACGATATTGATGGCCGCTTC
This is a stretch of genomic DNA from Nitrosomonas sp. sh817. It encodes these proteins:
- a CDS encoding YicC/YloC family endoribonuclease, which produces MIFSMTGFAAASQETPYGSFNLEIRSVNNRFLDIQFRLPDDFRRLEAAMRELLTAQLSRGKIECRLLFSPAHTLDIDQQLNHSLLERLMQLEQTIKTRYSSAASLTVAEILKWPGMLESNTAPSEEWDEIGMMLLQTALKDLKAARMREGDKLRSILLDRILQMRQLLQIASPRIPALIASFEDKLRARLEEILGNNENERIHQEITLFASKIDVDEELSRLQAHLDEVERILNQGGAVGKRLDFMMQELHREANTIGSKSVDLEISRISMELKVLVEQMREQVQNIE
- the mgtE gene encoding magnesium transporter, producing MTETNNSDQEDSQTPLQQITFLLRKYKLVEGLVNLQDSPDLSLSESVVQKKNLSELQDFLDQLHPADIAHILEALPLEDRLLIWSMIKSDRDGEILLETSEAVRATLITDMGTQELVAATEYLDADEIADLAPNLPQEVMEDVFRSLPIEEREQLRAAMSYPEDSVGALMDFDVITIREDVRLEVVLRYLRWLEEMPDHTDQLFVVDRNEQLKGVLLINRLLVSDPDTLVADVMTKEIIKLRPDDVAQQAANSFERYDLVSASVVDENDKLLGRVTVDTVIDFIRDKAENEALNLAGLSEEEDLFAPVLKSVKNRWGWLAINLITAFIASRVIGLFEDSIEKLVALAALMPIVAGIGGNSGNQTITMIVRALALEQINTRSTWKLLGKEIGVSLVNGLVWGTIIGLFTFAIYQNAELGLVMTLAMMLNLLLAASLGVLIPLTLRKFGRDPALGSSVMITAVTDSGGFFIFLGLATIFLL
- the aroE gene encoding shikimate dehydrogenase, with translation MPDLYAVIGNPVSHSKSPLIHSAFAQQTQQSMEYTALLAPIGGFKLTVENFRQQGGKGLNVTVPFKLEAFQLSTRLTERATIAQAVNTLKFDDDEILGDNTDGAGLVCDIELNLSIPIAAKRVLLLGAGGAARGVILPLLQKHPALLAVANRTISKAKTLQEQFMMYGNIAAGDFSQFSKEKFDIIINATSASLHNELPGIGPGAFKHAELAYDMMYNLDAHTPFLKFAQQHGARQLADGIGMLVEQAAESFFVWRHVKPQTKPVIAMLKSANKI